From the genome of Falco peregrinus isolate bFalPer1 chromosome W, bFalPer1.pri, whole genome shotgun sequence, one region includes:
- the LOC129783166 gene encoding protein fem-1 homolog C-like, which translates to MDLKTAVFNAACDGKLRLLSKLLASKTREEVALLISEKTNGATPLLMAARYGHVDMVEYLLDCCSASIEIGGSVNFDGETIEGAPPLWAASAAGHLKVVQCLLDHGASVNNTTLTSSTPLRAACFDGHLEIVKYLVEHKADLEVSNRHGHTCLMISCYKGHKEIAQYLLEKGADVNRKSVKGELQTAGCERPYLKMSVSKLVC; encoded by the exons ATGGATTTAAAGACAGCAGTGTTCAATGCAGCTTGTGATGGCAAGCTGCGGCTCCTTTCCAAGTTACTTGCAAGCAAAACTAGAGAAGAGGTGGCCTTACTAATCTCAGAAAAAACCAATGGTGCCACACCACTTTTGATGGCAGCCCGTTATGGGCACGTTGACATGGTGGAATACTTGTTGGACTGTTGCTCTGCTTCTATAGAAATTGGTGGTTCAGTTAATTTTGATGGTGAGACCATTGAGGGAGCTCCACCATTATGGGCAGCATCAGCTGCTGGCCACTTGAAGGTGGTTCAGTGTCTGTTAGATCATGGTGCATCTGTCAATAACACAACTCTAACAAGTTCAACTCCGCTTAGAGCTGCCTGTTTTGATGGTCACCTGGAAATAGTAAAATATCTTGTGGAGCACAAAGCAGACTTGGAAGTATCAAACCGTCATGGGCATACGTGCTTGATGATCTCATGTTACAAAGGCCACAAAGAAATTGCTCAGTATTTACTTGAAAAAGGAGCTGATGTTAACAGAAAAAGTGTTAAAG GGGAGCTCCAAACTGCTGGTTGTGAGAGACCATATCTCAAAATGTCTGTCTCAAAGCTTGTTTGCTGA